TCGCCGACCCGCGCCGCGCCGCGATCCTGGGAGCCGCCACCGAGGCCCGCCGCTCCGGCCGGACCACCTACCTCGCTCCCGACGGTTCCTGACCGGATGTCAGGCAGCGGCCTGGGCCGAGCGCTGCGCCCCCCGAGCAGCGCGACCCGGCGCTTCCCCGTACGAGTTGCCTGTTGGAATGAACCCACGTCCACCAGGTCGGCGACCCGCATCGCGCCTGGCGGCTGAAGCGCTACGCGAAGTGGGTGCCCGCGGTGCCGGGCAGCGGGTCCTCGACTTCGGTCAGGAGCTGGGGGCCGTCGGAGCGCACGTTGTTGACGGTGGTGACCACCGGGCGGACCGTCAGATCGGCGGCCGGGGCGTGGATCAGGTCGCGCAGGTGGCCGGGGTCGGTGGTCTCCGGGTCGAGCCAGGTGTCCAAGGCGTCGGGGTGGAGTGTCACCGGCATCCGGTCGTGGATCCGGCCGGCGGCGTCGACCGCCTCGGTGGTCAGGATGGTGAAGGTAGTCAGCCAGCCGGCCGACCGGCTGCACCTGGTCCTGCTGGAACTGTTGCGGTCGGCAGGGCAGTTGGACTGGTCGCGGGCGGTGATCGACTCCAGCCATGCGCGGGCCGCTCGGCGGGGCCCAAAAGCGGTCCCAGCCCGGTCGACCGCGCACGGCGGGGCAGCAAGCACCACGCAGCTGGCCGGCACCGGAGCCACGGTCGTTCTCGGCAGCCGGGACACGGCGAAAGCCGAGGCCGCGATCGCTTCCATCGGCTCGCGTATCCCCGGCGCCAAGGTGAAGCACCTGCCCCTGGACCTGGCCGACCTCGCTTCGCTCAAGGCATTTGTGGAGGCACTTGGGCT
This genomic interval from Kitasatospora gansuensis contains the following:
- a CDS encoding SOS response-associated peptidase family protein encodes the protein MAPVPASCVVLAAPPCAVDRAGTAFGPRRAARAWLESITARDQSNCPADRNSSSRTRCSRSAGWLTTFTILTTEAVDAAGRIHDRMPVTLHPDALDTWLDPETTDPGHLRDLIHAPAADLTVRPVVTTVNNVRSDGPQLLTEVEDPLPGTAGTHFA